A stretch of the Butyricicoccus intestinisimiae genome encodes the following:
- the rpsH gene encoding 30S ribosomal protein S8 has product MQITDPIADMLTRIRNAGTARHATVDVPASGMKKAIAQILLDEGYIKDFKVIEGGQGTIHITLKYNNNEKAITGLKRVSKPGLRVYAGAQELPQVLRGLGIAIISTSKGVMTDKKARELNVGGEVLAFVW; this is encoded by the coding sequence ATGCAGATCACAGATCCGATCGCGGATATGCTTACCCGCATCAGAAATGCGGGCACTGCACGCCACGCTACTGTTGATGTCCCGGCTTCCGGCATGAAGAAGGCTATTGCACAGATTCTTCTGGACGAAGGCTATATCAAGGACTTCAAGGTAATCGAGGGCGGTCAGGGCACCATCCACATCACACTGAAGTACAACAACAATGAGAAGGCAATCACCGGCCTGAAGCGCGTTTCCAAGCCGGGCCTGCGTGTATACGCAGGTGCTCAGGAGCTGCCGCAGGTACTGCGCGGCCTGGGTATTGCCATCATTTCCACATCTAAGGGCGTTATGACCGACAAGAAGGCTCGCGAGCTGAATGTCGGCGGCGAAGTCCTTGCATTTGTATGGTAA
- a CDS encoding type Z 30S ribosomal protein S14, producing the protein MAKKSMVLKQQAKPKFSTRAYNRCKICGRPHAYLRNYGICRICFRELAYKGQIPGVKKASW; encoded by the coding sequence ATGGCTAAGAAGTCTATGGTTCTCAAGCAGCAGGCAAAGCCGAAGTTCTCTACTCGTGCTTACAACCGCTGCAAGATTTGCGGTCGTCCGCACGCTTACCTGCGCAACTATGGCATCTGCCGTATTTGCTTCCGTGAGCTGGCTTACAAGGGCCAGATCCCGGGCGTAAAGAAGGCATCCTGGTAA
- the rplE gene encoding 50S ribosomal protein L5 yields the protein MPVLKDKYQAEVAPALMKKFEYKSVMQIPKLDKIVINVGCGAEANGNSKVLDAIVRDITMITGQHAVVTRAKKSIANFRLREGMPVGVRVTLRGDRMWEFLDRFFNIALPRVRDFRGINPNSFDGRGNYAIGLKEQLIFPEIEYDQIDKIRGMDIAIVTTANTDEEARELLSALGAPFAK from the coding sequence ATGCCAGTATTAAAGGATAAATATCAGGCAGAGGTTGCTCCTGCTCTGATGAAGAAGTTTGAGTACAAGAGCGTTATGCAGATCCCGAAGCTCGACAAGATCGTTATCAACGTCGGCTGCGGTGCAGAAGCAAACGGCAACTCCAAGGTACTTGACGCAATCGTTCGTGACATCACCATGATCACCGGTCAGCACGCCGTTGTAACCCGCGCAAAGAAGTCCATCGCAAACTTCCGTCTGCGTGAGGGCATGCCGGTAGGCGTTCGCGTAACGCTGCGCGGCGACCGTATGTGGGAGTTCCTGGATCGTTTCTTCAACATCGCTCTCCCGCGTGTACGTGACTTCCGTGGTATCAACCCGAACTCCTTCGACGGTCGCGGCAACTACGCAATCGGCCTGAAGGAACAGCTGATCTTCCCGGAAATCGAGTACGATCAGATCGATAAGATTCGCGGCATGGACATTGCAATTGTAACCACTGCAAACACCGACGAAGAGGCTCGTGAGCTGCTGTCTGCTCTGGGCGCTCCGTTCGCAAAGTAA
- the rplX gene encoding 50S ribosomal protein L24 codes for MNTLHVKKGDTAVVLSGKEKGKSGKIISVNPKKGQVVIEGVNMLTTHVKPRRQGETGGIVKREGAIRACKVMAVCPKCNKKTRPAHKFLEDGSKVRVCKHCGEAY; via the coding sequence ATGAATACTCTGCATGTAAAGAAGGGCGACACCGCAGTCGTTCTTTCCGGTAAGGAAAAGGGCAAGAGTGGCAAGATCATCTCTGTAAACCCGAAGAAGGGTCAGGTAGTGATCGAGGGCGTTAACATGCTCACCACCCATGTCAAGCCGCGCCGTCAGGGCGAGACCGGCGGTATCGTTAAGCGCGAAGGCGCAATCCGTGCCTGCAAGGTAATGGCTGTTTGCCCGAAGTGCAACAAGAAGACCCGTCCGGCTCACAAGTTCCTGGAGGATGGCTCCAAGGTTCGCGTGTGCAAGCATTGCGGCGAAGCATACTAA
- the rplN gene encoding 50S ribosomal protein L14 produces the protein MIQQETFLRAADNSGAKELKCIRVLGGSARKYGNIGDIIVCSVRKCTPGGGVKKGQVVKAVIVRSRKGLRRADGSYIRFDENAAVIIREDKNPQGTRIFGPVARELRDKDFMKILSLAPEVL, from the coding sequence ATGATTCAGCAGGAAACATTTCTCCGTGCTGCTGACAACAGCGGTGCCAAGGAACTGAAGTGCATCCGTGTTCTGGGCGGCTCCGCACGTAAGTATGGCAACATCGGTGACATCATCGTATGCTCGGTTCGCAAGTGCACACCGGGCGGCGGCGTAAAGAAGGGCCAGGTCGTTAAGGCCGTTATCGTCCGTTCCCGCAAGGGCCTGCGCCGTGCAGATGGCAGCTACATCCGTTTCGACGAGAATGCAGCAGTCATCATTCGTGAAGACAAAAACCCGCAGGGCACCCGTATCTTTGGGCCTGTGGCAAGAGAGCTGCGTGACAAGGACTTCATGAAGATCCTGTCTCTGGCTCCGGAAGTACTGTAA
- the rpsQ gene encoding 30S ribosomal protein S17: MADRTFRKTRVGKVVSDKMDKTIVVAIADSVQHPLYKKIIKRTYKLKAHDENNECRVGDTVEVMETRPLSKDKRWRLVEIIEKAK, from the coding sequence ATGGCTGATAGAACTTTCCGCAAGACAAGAGTCGGCAAGGTCGTTTCTGACAAGATGGACAAGACGATTGTCGTTGCTATCGCGGACAGCGTACAGCATCCGCTTTATAAGAAGATTATCAAGAGAACCTACAAGCTGAAGGCTCATGACGAGAACAACGAGTGCCGCGTAGGCGACACCGTTGAGGTTATGGAGACTCGCCCGCTGTCCAAGGACAAGCGTTGGAGACTTGTAGAGATCATCGAAAAGGCTAAGTAA
- the rpmC gene encoding 50S ribosomal protein L29, translating to MKAKEIRELSVEELEVKLTDLKKDLFNLRLQNATNQLDNPTRIAEVKRDIARVNTILREHQLTEKA from the coding sequence AAGAGATCAGAGAGCTGAGTGTTGAAGAGCTGGAAGTTAAGCTCACCGACCTGAAGAAGGACCTCTTCAACCTGCGTCTGCAGAATGCGACCAACCAGCTCGACAACCCGACGAGAATCGCAGAAGTTAAGCGCGATATTGCCAGAGTCAACACTATTCTCCGTGAGCATCAGCTGACGGAAAAGGCGTAA